The proteins below come from a single Diadema setosum chromosome 21, eeDiaSeto1, whole genome shotgun sequence genomic window:
- the LOC140244519 gene encoding GPALPP motifs-containing protein 1-like — MAELGPRLPPGWAPSSNRAKDDEEDDDKETYGPKLPPAGASHGRTNESDVHTSSANEDCPTIGVALPPHLQRTAGTKADDDENCDEEDDVAIGPALPPHLQSKRTETADEGFKAVETYGVSLPPDYSRWNTFNVDADDDAQGDSADRSRNSRVSKSTGGDVEEEDEDDTFGPALPPGLLVKRDKESKDIPSHSSNQQTFGSTPVDEGNSDDDDDDIIGPMPLAPGREAEFANSAADEFERRSNAMRHKLQAQDEPKQPLRESWMTELPGYSTNFGLGPRSFRKTARPDGGDRSVWTDTPADKARKAKERAEGRSSQGKAADKNCGEPSVSNRDKRLAGQVDEYNKAKRGESLVDMHSKARKRKLEEQGAEPQERRPFSREHDLQVNRFDDAARKRLIKKSAELNTRFSHSSDKVYL; from the exons CAGGAGCATCCCATGGCAGGACAAATGAGTCTGACGTTCACACCAGCAGTGCTAATGAGGACTGCCCAACAATAGGTGTGGCCTTACCGCCACACCTGCAGCGAACAGCAGGAACAAAGGCGGATGATGATGAAAACTGCGATGAAGAAGATGATGTTGCCATCGGGCCAGCTCTGCCTCCACACTTGCAGAGCAAGAGGACGGAGACTGCTGACGAGGGCTTCAAAGCGGTTGAAACTTACGGAGTCTCGCTGCCTCCGGACTACAGCAGGTGGAATACATTTAATGtagatgctgatgatgatgccCAAGGAGATAGTGCAGACCGCAGCAGGAATTCCAGAGTCTCCAAAAGTACTGGTGGAGATGTtgaggaggaagatgaagatGACACCTTTGGGCCAGCTTTACCACCAGGACTTCTTGTGAAGAGGGATAAAGAGAGTAAGGACATCCCATCCCACTCTTCAAATCAGCAAACTTTTGGCAGCACACCTGTGGATGAAGGCaatagtgatgatgacgatgatgacattATAGGTCCCATGCCACTGGCACCTGGACGAGAGGCAGAATTTGCCAACTCTGCTGCAGACGAATTTGAAAGAAGATCAAATGCCATGAGACATAAATTGCAGGCACAG GATGAGCCAAAGCAGCCTTTAAGAGAATCCTGGATGACCGAGCTTCCCGGCTACTCCACAAATTTTGGCCTCGGGCCACGCAGCTTCCGCAAGACGGCCAGACCAGACGGAGGGGACAGGTCTGTGTGGACTGACACCCCGGCAGACAAAGCGAGGAAGGCAAAG GAAAGGGCAGAGGGGAGATCATCTCAGGGGAAAGCTGCTGACAAGAATTGTGGGGAGCCCTCAGTGTCCAACCGGGACAAGAGACTGGCCGGTCAGGTGGACGAGTATAACAAGGCCAAGAGAGGGGAGTCCCTCGTCGACATGCACAGCAAGGCACGCAAGAGGAAACTG GAAGAGCAAGGGGCGGAGCCACAGGAGCGGCGGCCATTCAGCCGAGAGCATGACCTCCAAGTCAACCGCTTCGACGACGCTGCCCGAAAGCGTCTCATCAAGAAGTCGGCAGAGCTGAACACTCGCTTCTCACACAGCTCAGATAAAGTGTATTTGTGA